GAATGTAGAACTCAGTCCCGGAGAGGAGTTGAGCTCCGTTGCTGGAGCAATGGCCTACATGACAGGAAACATGAGAATGGAAGCCGTCATGGAAGGAGGTCTGTTCTCCGGTATCAAGCGCTCGCTCGCGGGATCGTCACTGTTCCTCGTCAAATACAGGCCCGAGAACGGAACCGGAGTCGTAGGACTCGGCGGACAGGTTCCCGGAAAGATCCTGGATGTGGACGTCGGCAAGGGAGCATGGATCGTCCAGAAGACTGGATACCTGGGATCCCAGCCCACGGTCAAACTGGACATGGCTTTCCAGAAGAAGATTGGATCGATATTCTTCGGAGGAGAGGGACTGATCCTCCAGAAACTCTCTGGATCCGGAATGGCATTCATCGGTGCATGCGGTGACCTGAACGTCGTCGAGCTGAAGCCCGGCGAGCAGTACAAGGTATCCACATCGAACGCAGTGGCATGGGAGGATACCGTACAGTATGATATCTCTGCAGCAGGAGGAATCAAGACATCTCTGTTCGGAGGAGAGGGACTGTTCGTCACCACCCTCACCGGACCTGGAAAAATCGTCATCCAGT
The nucleotide sequence above comes from Methanomassiliicoccales archaeon LGM-RCC1. Encoded proteins:
- a CDS encoding TIGR00266 family protein — protein: MKYTITGDNLQFVNVELSPGEELSSVAGAMAYMTGNMRMEAVMEGGLFSGIKRSLAGSSLFLVKYRPENGTGVVGLGGQVPGKILDVDVGKGAWIVQKTGYLGSQPTVKLDMAFQKKIGSIFFGGEGLILQKLSGSGMAFIGACGDLNVVELKPGEQYKVSTSNAVAWEDTVQYDISAAGGIKTSLFGGEGLFVTTLTGPGKIVIQSMTLGDLANALIPYLPNNS